A stretch of the Teretinema zuelzerae genome encodes the following:
- a CDS encoding tRNA 2-thiocytidine biosynthesis TtcA family protein, with amino-acid sequence MANPKLFSVIDHGVAEYDMIEDGDRILIGASGGKDSTALVEYFGSRLLRLARHGGPRFSVEAVHVATEIGSPLAPELVERFRAWGVPLHTIDVSVLGRLKPGRKMNCWWCATQRRTELNEYAIREGFNKIALGHHLDDILETLLMNALQKGELSTMPPRLKYEKYPVTVIRPLCFADIPMIVRHATESGYISSTCTCEYQDNSGRKSARGKLDALTGGSYAEKTRLFEALRNVKPAYLP; translated from the coding sequence ATGGCTAATCCAAAACTCTTCAGCGTCATCGACCACGGCGTCGCCGAATACGACATGATAGAAGACGGCGACCGCATCCTGATCGGCGCGTCCGGCGGAAAGGATTCCACCGCCCTCGTAGAATACTTCGGCTCCCGCTTGCTGCGCCTCGCGCGCCACGGCGGGCCGCGCTTTTCCGTTGAGGCTGTCCACGTCGCGACGGAGATAGGCTCGCCCCTCGCTCCCGAGCTCGTCGAGCGTTTTCGCGCGTGGGGCGTTCCTCTACATACGATAGACGTGTCGGTATTGGGCCGGCTCAAGCCCGGCAGAAAGATGAACTGCTGGTGGTGCGCGACCCAGCGACGCACCGAACTCAATGAATACGCGATCCGCGAAGGCTTCAACAAGATCGCCCTCGGCCATCATCTTGACGACATTCTGGAAACCCTGCTCATGAACGCCCTGCAGAAGGGCGAGCTGTCCACGATGCCGCCCCGTCTGAAATACGAAAAATATCCGGTCACGGTGATCCGGCCGCTATGCTTCGCGGACATCCCCATGATCGTCCGCCACGCGACGGAATCGGGCTACATTTCCAGCACCTGCACCTGCGAGTATCAGGATAACTCCGGCCGGAAATCCGCCCGCGGCAAGCTCGACGCTCTCACCGGCGGCAGCTACGCCGAAAAAACCCGCCTCTTCGAAGCCCTCCGCAACGTAAAACCCGCCTACCTGCCGTAA
- a CDS encoding DUF523 domain-containing protein, giving the protein MEPLIDEKIQIGISACQFGAPVRYNGKGLDSTRFIGRERGDFVWHPVCPEAMSGLGVPRSPVSLRGGNGDDFWKGTASLKTRGGRDVGSEMKAGCAACLDTLVRGGVKVFVFMEGSPSCGVYRTSLKNKRLGHPPGIFGSLLLSRGFFLIPAQDMQSPLRWWDWRRRMFAWVWLESRDFSDQKTGPSVVVESWHVLKFLCQELSRSKADGIGRRIAAVNTLDAAARESLKTEVLDLLRTPSEPRKIKQSLWKNYVFLRKRFALENQSVLMPTDERGVLAVARECLSLEILASREGVLFGSSPVRYRRRDEAASSGADEADPEATEFSGDVPESVED; this is encoded by the coding sequence ATGGAACCTCTCATCGACGAAAAAATCCAGATCGGCATTTCCGCCTGCCAGTTCGGCGCTCCGGTGCGCTATAACGGCAAGGGCCTCGACTCGACCCGTTTCATCGGGAGGGAGCGGGGCGACTTCGTGTGGCATCCCGTGTGCCCGGAGGCGATGAGCGGCCTCGGAGTTCCCCGCAGCCCCGTGAGCCTTCGCGGCGGCAACGGCGACGATTTCTGGAAGGGAACTGCTTCCCTTAAAACCCGCGGCGGCCGCGACGTCGGCTCCGAAATGAAGGCCGGCTGCGCCGCCTGCCTCGACACCCTCGTCCGCGGCGGCGTGAAAGTGTTCGTCTTCATGGAAGGAAGCCCCAGCTGCGGAGTCTACCGCACCTCGCTGAAAAACAAGCGCCTCGGCCACCCGCCGGGAATCTTCGGCTCCCTCCTCCTCTCGCGCGGCTTTTTCCTCATTCCCGCCCAGGATATGCAAAGCCCCCTCCGCTGGTGGGACTGGCGAAGGCGGATGTTCGCCTGGGTGTGGCTCGAATCCAGGGATTTCTCCGATCAAAAGACCGGCCCCTCCGTTGTCGTGGAAAGCTGGCACGTGCTCAAATTCCTCTGCCAGGAACTCTCGCGTTCGAAGGCAGACGGCATCGGGCGAAGGATCGCCGCCGTCAATACGCTCGACGCCGCCGCAAGGGAGTCTCTTAAAACTGAAGTCCTTGATCTCCTTCGCACTCCCTCCGAGCCCCGGAAGATCAAGCAATCCCTGTGGAAAAACTACGTATTCCTGCGCAAACGCTTCGCTCTGGAAAACCAGTCCGTCCTGATGCCCACCGACGAGCGGGGCGTGCTCGCCGTAGCGCGGGAATGCCTGTCTCTTGAAATTCTCGCGTCCCGGGAAGGCGTGCTGTTCGGCTCTTCTCCCGTCAGGTACCGCAGGCGGGACGAAGCCGCTTCCTCGGGGGCGGACGAGGCTGACCCGGAGGCGACCGAGTTCTCCGGCGACGTCCCGGAGAGCGTGGAGGACTGA
- a CDS encoding DUF2974 domain-containing protein, whose product MTTIFDYLRWRGDLSFSQSPLNPVDALIFSVLAYLPFDGLVDSGSKRADADLSEIAREFQRREVPKDKIRSVMDLELLRVCGLSRRFGQTVPFAYVNRTDLAEEKQFSAISFRFGKKSVFAAFRGTDLSLVGWKEDFNMSFMCPVPAQTEALSYLERVASSYRGPLYVGGHSKGGNLAVYSSAFAHPRIQKRIHSVYNNDGPGFDASVLSSPGFKRLENRLFAFVPESSIIGMLLEHQEEYTIVSSSVSGILQHDPYSWSVEGPDFVRVDTVDDSSRFIDRTIRDWLAAVDPEKRELFIDSLWEIVTVTKAHTLRDFASDWLKHTRTMIRTFKNVDPETRSMLVDTAGLLFKTATRNLVAKEPERKKRS is encoded by the coding sequence ATGACGACGATTTTCGATTACCTGCGCTGGCGGGGGGATTTGAGCTTTTCACAATCTCCCCTCAATCCCGTAGACGCCCTCATTTTCAGCGTCCTTGCCTATCTCCCCTTCGACGGCCTCGTCGATTCCGGCTCCAAGCGCGCCGACGCCGACCTGTCGGAGATCGCCCGCGAATTTCAGCGGCGGGAGGTGCCGAAGGATAAAATCCGCAGCGTAATGGATCTTGAGCTTTTGCGCGTATGCGGCCTCTCCCGGCGCTTCGGCCAAACGGTTCCCTTCGCCTATGTAAACCGTACAGACCTCGCGGAGGAAAAACAGTTTTCCGCCATCAGCTTCCGCTTCGGAAAAAAAAGCGTTTTCGCCGCCTTCCGGGGAACCGATCTTTCCCTGGTCGGCTGGAAGGAAGACTTCAACATGAGCTTCATGTGCCCGGTACCCGCCCAGACGGAAGCCCTGTCGTACCTTGAGCGGGTCGCCTCCTCTTACCGCGGTCCCCTTTACGTCGGCGGGCACTCCAAGGGCGGAAACCTCGCCGTGTATTCTTCAGCCTTCGCGCATCCCCGCATCCAGAAGCGGATACACAGCGTCTACAACAACGACGGCCCCGGCTTCGACGCGTCGGTTCTCTCAAGCCCGGGATTTAAACGATTAGAAAACCGGCTTTTTGCCTTCGTTCCCGAGTCTTCGATCATCGGCATGCTTTTGGAGCATCAGGAAGAATATACGATCGTCTCGAGCAGCGTCTCCGGCATCCTCCAGCACGATCCGTACTCATGGTCGGTGGAAGGGCCGGACTTCGTCCGCGTGGATACGGTGGACGATTCGAGCCGTTTCATAGACCGCACCATACGCGACTGGCTTGCGGCCGTCGATCCGGAAAAACGCGAGCTGTTCATCGATTCCCTCTGGGAGATCGTCACAGTCACCAAGGCCCACACCTTGCGGGATTTCGCCTCCGATTGGCTCAAGCACACGCGCACCATGATCAGAACCTTCAAGAACGTCGATCCGGAAACCCGCTCGATGCTCGTGGACACCGCGGGCCTTCTCTTTAAAACCGCGACCAGGAATCTGGTCGCTAAAGAACCTGAACGGAAAAAAAGGAGTTGA